CAGGCGTGAGCTGGAAACACGGTGGCATCGCGTGCTTGCggcagcaggctgctgagcGGCACAGACCTGCACTGCCCACCTCTCTGTGCACCTCCTGCCTCCCGCTGCCCCACCTGGAACCCAAAGGGGTGCAGCTACCACTCCGGGTGTTGAGGCCACCCCACAGAGACGCCCCAGGGGCcgccccagccccacacagcacagcaccaggacTGCTGCGGGCGCTTCTCACACAGAGATTTCCTATTTTTAGGCACATCAGATCTTTTTCAATTCACTTTCCCATTTACCTCAGGAGAAGTTATTGGCCCTCCTGAATTGCCgggggaagcagagcagctccccgTGGTGCAGTCAGCAGCACGGCTCGGAGCTGCACTCTGCAGGGCCGCACCACGTGCCAGGTGGGCTCACGGACACCACcagctgctttctttgcatttccagGGAGGAACGAGAGCCATTGTGATGGCTGTGCAGGCGAACATCATTAAATACCTGCTCTTCATGAAGAACACAGAACATACTCATCTGGAGAGGTAAGCTGAGCCTTCCTGGGGAAATATACGAACAATTTCCTTGTACTGTTTGAACTAACAAAACCAGCACCAGCCTCTAAGTTGTACCAGACAGAACATAACCGAGTTTGCAGCTGCAGATGGAAATCTGCACCTGCAGCAATGACATGCCTGGCTCCCAGGCGAGGTTTTACCCTCTTTCTTGCGGTAGGAGTCAGGCTTGCTGCCTCGGTGCGACCTCTGGTGCCATGGTTGCAGCCCAGTGTCAGGCCCCACCTTGGGGCACGGGGACTCTCAGCGTCCTCAAGGACGTACCCACAACTGGTGGCTGCGTGGGGCCAGGCGGGTGATGGGGACACGAGCACAGGGACACAGACCCCTGCTGCTCCTGACCACACCTGTCTggtgtgctctgctctgccctgcactgcagaCTGTGCAAAATCAGCCAGAAGGAGCAAGGAGAGGCCCTGGCTGCAGCGCTGGCGGACAGCCTGTGGGCAGCAGGGGACGGCCGGAGAGCCACCGTCTGCCTCCTCACTGCAGCCACCCACTGCTCCCCTCCTGCGGGCTACAAAGCCGACAGCTTCACTGAGCGGGTGGGTATGGAAATGCTTCCTGTAAATATGGCTTCTTAAAAGACATTTGGTCTGAACTGTCTACAGACCAGAAACATCTCATTAGCCTGCTCCTAACTTACAGCGCACCACATAGCCTAAGAACATCGCAGACACATCCAGGTGGAGCTCAGCAGGTGTTCCTGCCTCCTTGTGAAGGCACGGCTTCTTTGTAGAGCTCATTTGTTAAACTCTGGTCTTTCTTCTCCCgttagaagaaggaaaaagctgacTTAAAGCCTTTCCTTAACTTCTATCTGTTAACTGTTTGCATAAAACTGAACTCTGCTCTTCAGAAAGGGTCAGCGTGGGTTCCTGTGGTTGCCTTTCATTTGTCCAAAGGAAACACTGAACTGAAAAGTTCCCCTTCTGGATGTGCCGTCTCCTCTGTGGTTCCTCACCTCACATTCCTGCCCTACAGATCCACCTGTTCGAGTTCCCcgagaaagcagcagctcaggagtTCATCTTTGACCATATTGGCTGTGTATGTATGGAATGCCATCTCTGTTCTGAGTTATTTTTTTGCTTGGCAAATGGGCAACATTGTGTACTTGGCTCAAACAGGTTTCTTGTACCTTTAGCCGAAACCtggaaaaacatgcaaaaatagGTTGGTCAAGAACAGgaactttcttttatttcatctgaTTTTAATCAGCAAAACTAGCAAAGCCTTCCCAGAGCAACACCCCATTCACTCGGCTCAGTGTATTTGCCTGGCATTGCAGTTAAGCAGAGAAATTGCTTTAATTAAGCACCACATAGCCACCGTGATTTCCTCCCTGAttacttctgtctgttttccAGTTCCGAGATGAAGGAAGTCACGGACTGATCCTGTTCTTATACAGCTTACTTTTCTCTAGGACGCTGGAGCGGTATGTTTCTTTTTACAATCATTTTTGCCATTTTCCTCTGGTTACATCTGATGAAATGgtccttttcttctgttacttAAATGCTCCATCCTGGGCTAACGAGGAGCAGCTGGCTGTGCGCTGAGGAGAAGGGTGCTGCAGTCGTACAGCATTACTGTGTGCTCCTGTGCTGACACaactgggagcagcagggagggagcagcagagctgtgggcgtgcagctctgtgtgcagctctgtgtgccaCTGACTCCATGTGCAGTTCTGTGTGCAGCTCCAtgggcagctccagctgcacacACAGGAGGAGCAACACACTGTGACAGAACATGAGCTACCCCACAGATAGCCAGAATCACAGCTATGCTGATGAACTTACAGAAATCACAAAAGCGTCACTGTGTTAGCAGAGGAAACTGATAGAATCTTTCTCAAACTGATGTAAAGGGATTTGTGCAGACACTGCAGatcagcagctgagctgtgcctgtGTCATATCCATGTGACACTGCGACCACTGCTCAGCAAAAATTGCAGCGCTACTGCCAACAGTTGGACTTGGGTTACTGGGTGTAATCGAAGGCTTTCAACAACAGTTGCACCGCAGAAGGTCTGAATCTGATCCTAAATTTGAACTTCAATAGAACTAGACCAGAAATACAAGAGCTCAGGTGGAACATGAGGCCACTGCATTGGGATACAGCTGCTGTgccaatgaaaaaaagaaaatgagactgttctgtggttttaaactgagacagaggaggtttaggttggatatgaggaggcagtttttcccccagagggtggtgacgcactgaacaggttgcccaaggaggctgtgggtgccccatccctgcaggcattcaaggccaggctggatgtggctctgggcagcctgggctgctggttggcgaccctgcacatagcagggggttggaactggatgagcgttgtggtccttttcaacccaggccattctatgatgctatgatttcATCCTGCTTTCCTTACTGCTCACACATGGTGCACACAGCTCCACGTGTGggacagcagtgctctgtgtttGGCTGGACAGGGTCCAggaggagctgtgtgctgcaacGCCACATCTGTTGGAATGCAGTTCTGGAAACGTCAGCTGCACGCAGGTAGGACGGGCCCAATTTGCCAACATACTTGTTATTGCTATTGCTACATCTGATTTAAGAAAGCATCCCCACTTGTTCATCAGATAAAGAGGGTGGGCTTTGCATGAGGGCCGTGGGGGCGGCGGTGGGAAGGCCGTGCAGCAGCGCTGTGTGTGGGTCGTGCAGCTCcatgctgacagcagctcctcctgcaggcGCTGCTCCTGCTCGTCCTGGCGGGCCGCACGCAGCCCGGGCAGCGCAGCGAGGTGGGCTTCCTGCGCTGGGGCGGAGAGGAGGCCGAGCACCGCCTGTCCCCGGTGAGCCCCACATCCCATTCCCGGCCTGAATCCCACGGCAGGGATGCAATGGCGATTTCCCACCTCGCGTTTTGCCTCACTGTGCATCTGGAGGCGTGCCTCGGGCTCCCAGTACCAACATCCCACGACGCAAGGCTTTCCACTGGCCGACGCCATGCAGCTTTACCTGCAGGCGGGCAGTGAGGGCTGAGCTCCCACATCCATCCACCCGCCTGCCCTGACCCCATCCTGGCAGAAGCACCTGGGGCCGGGCGTGGAGCCCCCCAGGGCCACAGCACCCCGGGGCTGCTGGCCCAGGACCCCTGGCCAGGGCTGCAGTGGCTCACTGCCTGCCACACGTGACCACCGCACAGATTCAATAAGGACAAACGGCCACGAGGCACCCTGAACCTGGCACAGCAGAACCAACACTCCTGAGCAGCACTGGCAGTGCTGAATGCCTGCCGACCATTCTGCCCCTAGGTTGGCAGCATGCTGAAAACTCCCAAGTTCCCTATCTGGCTGTGCAGCATCAACGGGACTCACAGTGTCCTCTTTGGCACCAACCAGCTGCTCCTGTCCGACTGGAAGATGGAGCACGTCTTTCACCTGTACTTCTACAACGGGCAGCACAAGCAGACGAGAACAGCCCACCTGACCATAGGTGTGTGCCCGACCCCCCCAGGGCACTGCGCTGTGGGCATCACGTACAGATGTGTGCAGGACTGCCTatgtgcacagctctgcacgTCCAGCCCCTCACACAGCCCATGCTGCACCCACACACTGATGCGCACATACAGCACACATTTGTATTTTCCCACCCAGGAGCAAAGTGCCCCCAGGCACCCGCACTCCCCCGGAGCCCCACACACCTTCAGAACTGTGCTTCACTTCCAGATACCCACTCACATCACTGGGAAGAGGGCCGCTGTGAGGCTGCGAGCAGCCCGGGGAGGAGGGCTCCGTCACTGGAGATGGCCATCAGGACCAAGTGGCCCGGGGCGGCCGTCGGGTGGAACGGCACACAGCCCTTCTTCTGAGCTGCCCCCCACCAcagcaccaccaccagcaccaggaGCAGGGCCATCGCTGGCACCGCCACAGCCCTCAGCCGGAGCTGGCAGGGGAAAGGAAACAGCATGGCAACGTGGTCATTTCCTCCCAGGcagagatgttcaagaaataaAAGTGTGTCATGAAAGTGCTGACCACAGTGAGAGGTTAAGTAATATTAAGTGCTGACAATGCTGTACGCATCAAACTCATTTGGCTCAGTGTGAGCATCCAATTCCGCCGCTTGCAACAAGCAAAGTGTGCTCCCAGCCCTCCACACCCGGCCCATGGCAGGCACAGCCCTGACCTGCAGCGTCCGGCGGGCAGCCCCGTGCTGCGCTCCCACCACGCGGGCCACGCGCACCGCCACATTACAAactgctctctgctgccttttttaGATCTTGCCTGAAAAAGCTGTTAGTTATACCAAAAACGTGTGCTGTAATGACAGCTGTCTCGAGAACAACAAACCTTCCTGCAGCGACCCAGAGATTCAGACCCCTGGATGAAAAAACGGAAAAAAAGAGGGCGGTCAGAACCAGCCTGCAGCGGTGCCGGGACAGGCCGTGAGCTGGCGGGGCTCtgcactgctccctgctcccctcctgcaGTTTCTGCTCAGGTCAAAGCTCTGCCACTGCCCCGGCTGAACTACATCCCTGCAGCGGAGCAGAGGGCACTGCAGCCCACGGTGCCCGCAGTCCCCGGGGCCAGCACCAGCAGGGCGCAGCCtgccctgcacagagctgcgGGGCTGGGACCCCGGGGGCATCATCCAGAGGCATAGGGCAGGGCAAGCTGCAGCCCggtgccccccagcagcccagtgcccacTCGCAGCTCACAGCCCAGTACCCCCCAGCAGGCTGTCCCTGCCGGGGCTGCACGGTGGCAGCTGTAccagggcaggcagagccccGGTGAGTCACATCTGGTGCACAGTGCTGCCACGCGTGGGGAGGATCCACACcacagcccagggcagcccagGGTGGTTTTTAAGGCAGGTCAGCTTATTCATACTTGAGAACACTTTGACAAGGCAAGGAAGTCAGTGTTCACACTAAACAGAGCATACCTGTTCTACTGGCATGTGCTCACGCAAACAATGGATTAATAAAGCACAGAGCCACGAAATAAATGTCAATCAGGCTCAACTAACCAGCACTGAGGGGCGTACTGCATGGCCAGGCATGCCGTGTGGTACTGCCAACTAAATGGGTTCCCATGAAGATACAAAGGTGCCCAAGGACAGCGTTCAGAGCTGTGTGCCAGGtcagtgcagcagctgcctgctggcacaCCGGCAATGgtcagagcacagctggcagcGCTGATCCCCAATGCCACgtcctgcacacacagctgcaatGAATGCACACATGGTTTCTAAAGAAACAGGAACAGAAACGCGCTGCACCAGACTGAggaagcagccccagtgcctCCCTCGGGGCTTCgcccttccttcccctgcctCTCTCTGTCTGTTTATAACCTCTGTGCAGTGCAAGGCTAAATTTAAGATGCAAGTTCCTCTCAGTGAGAAGGAAGCCCTTTCTGCAAGCTAACAGCACACCTAcagttgctttaaaaataagaagcaaTAATAGCAGTCTGGCTGTTGGTTAAACTTGGCTGGAAAAAGCCAagtttttcaaacaaacaaaacacagatgagaaagaggagagctcagcagctctgacaCCTCACAGAGCTCCGCACTCACAGCAGAACTCGGCTGCAGATTTCCATTTCTAGCCCAGAAATCTCTTTGCAGAAGATGCACAGGCCCAGCATGGCCCACACACACTGGGGTGCTGTTGGACACATTGGGAtaggtggggtgggggctgcctGGGAAACTGCCCTGAGCCTCGGCGAGGCATGCGGGAAACAAACCCAGACATGTGGGTGAAACTCATAGCACAGCACAGTACCTCGTGTGAGTCAGCCTCAGAGACGGCGAGCATCGCAGCCTcacagcaagctgcagcaccACACCTGGGAGGGAGAGGGGCAAGAAGAAAAGGGATCTCTGACAGAAATGGCTTATGAGCGCCCTGCAGGGCCTCCAGAGAGCTCTGCCTGTacctcctgcaggcagcaaagGTATCCCAGCACCGCCACCGCTCCCCGCACAgcccaccctcctcctcctgttcccAGGAGCTTTGGAGAGCGGTGGGAGCACTGCCCAGCTTCAGAGTCCTGCCCGCCCTCGGGGCCATGCCCATACTTTCAGGTGCCAGGTTTGTGGGACTCGCAGGTCTGCTGTTACGCTCCGTTTGTTTGGGGGTGGGGATGAGAAAAGGCCTCGGCACCCCAGGATGAAGAGAGAACCTTGGGGTCCCTTCATTCTTGAAGCTCTAAAGAAGCACTTCCACACCTACGGCAAAGGCTCTCAAGAAAGGATGACAGAGGGAAAGCTGCTGAAGTCTGAACGGCTCTGCATCCTTTGTTGGCCGTGTAACTCTACAGAGGATGAAGCATGGCTGGAGCCGCCCCTGCGCAGCTCACCCCACAATACGGCTCGTTTTGGCCTCACCACAGACACGACCTGCACTGTGTCTGAATGCACTGCGCATCATTGGGTGGGTTCTCCAAataccaaaggaaaaatgaaaacagaactgcagaCAAAGGATTGTTCTCTGGTACCTTGGGCTGCGTGACCTTGCAAGGCTCAGTGGTGCTCCACAAGCAAGAAGAGGGCAGAATCCCGCTAACATTGCACCTTCTTTTAATGAGAGCACAGGCAGTGCCCTGATGGAACTCCTCACGGGGCCCATGGCCACCAATGAGTCACACAGCACGCTGAGGAGCGATAACAGCACCATTCTGGGAAGTGCTGCCACACCTCGGAGGAAAGCATTGCTCATTTAAGGACAAGAGTCAAGTCACAAGCAGAACTCTTGGGAAAACGCTGTATGCCATCTGCTCAACTCGCTGACGGGAAACAACCTCGAACCACAGCCCGGTTCACGGCCGCCCGTCCGCCGCGCTGCACCACGCAGCGCTTTGTGCGCCCAGAACCGCATCCGACCCCGCGCAAGGACGACGTGCAACCACAGCAGCCGGCACGGCAGCACGCAGCTACAGCCCCGGCTCTGCCTTCTTCCGCCCTGCTGGCAAATGAAAGGGACGCGGGGCCGTTCCCATCCCCGGGCTGTCCTCGCTTCTCCACCGTCACCAAAACAGAACGCGTTTTAAAACggtgttttattttcaacattCTTTTACGTGGGGGATGAAAACAACCCCGCTTCTTTTACCCGACCTCCACACCAAAGCCGCGCTGCAGCCCTATTCCGTTCTCCAGCAGACCCATCTCCCATCGCTCCGTCTCCGTTCTGCGCTCCCCGCGCCCGCACCGCTCTCACGCACGCTACGTCCGCGCGAGGAACGGCGCTCCTCCGCCGCTGCTCGCGCTCAGCACGGCGGCTCAGCGGTCCGCACGAGGGCCGGCACGGGCAGGCCGGGTTCGGGCCCGAGGCCGCGCGGATAACGGCGCCCGGGGTCGCCCCCTCCTCCCAGCGCGGCCGGACCCGGAGCGCACGGCGTTCGGTTACCGCAGACCCCGGGACGGTCCCCCCGCGCAGCAGCCGGGCCCGGCGGACGGAGCCGCGTTCCCGCCCGGCAGCGCGGGGTAACGGGCGGTGCGGAGCACGGCGCGGAGCCCCGGCG
Above is a window of Gallus gallus isolate bGalGal1 chromosome 9, bGalGal1.mat.broiler.GRCg7b, whole genome shotgun sequence DNA encoding:
- the FAM188B2 gene encoding inactive ubiquitin carboxyl-terminal hydrolase MINDY-4B isoform X5, which codes for MQCTLRTPEQAMHAAHAEHTAPQTALGEISSRISDLDKWRKIFSFCGREGSQTAPQGGTRAIVMAVQANIIKYLLFMKNTEHTHLERLCKISQKEQGEALAAALADSLWAAGDGRRATVCLLTAATHCSPPAGYKADSFTERIHLFEFPEKAAAQEFIFDHIGCFRDEGSHGLILFLYSLLFSRTLERVQEELCAATPHLLECSSGNVSCTQALLLLVLAGRTQPGQRSEVGFLRWGGEEAEHRLSPVGSMLKTPKFPIWLCSINGTHSVLFGTNQLLLSDWKMEHVFHLYFYNGQHKQTRTAHLTIGVCPTPPGHCAVGITYRCVQDCLCAQLCTSSPSHSPCCTHTLMRTYSTHLYFPTQEQSAPRHPHSPGAPHTFRTVLHFQIPTHITGKRAAVRLRAARGGGLRHWRWPSGPSGPGRPSGGTAHSPSSELPPTTAPPPAPGAGPSLAPPQPSAGAGRGKETAWQRGHFLPGRDVQEIKVCHESADHSERLSNIKC
- the FAM188B2 gene encoding inactive ubiquitin carboxyl-terminal hydrolase MINDY-4B isoform X1, translated to MQCTLRTPEQAMHAAHAEHTAPQTALGEISSRISDLDKWRKIFSFCGREGSQTAPQGPAGCGHGAVGTRGAAEPRVPPAEAQQAGRPIPMDMATALRTLLLGNASRTFSQDWAGAYFRFREPRSDLAYALEAEKGGTRAIVMAVQANIIKYLLFMKNTEHTHLERLCKISQKEQGEALAAALADSLWAAGDGRRATVCLLTAATHCSPPAGYKADSFTERIHLFEFPEKAAAQEFIFDHIGCFRDEGSHGLILFLYSLLFSRTLERVQEELCAATPHLLECSSGNVSCTQALLLLVLAGRTQPGQRSEVGFLRWGGEEAEHRLSPVGSMLKTPKFPIWLCSINGTHSVLFGTNQLLLSDWKMEHVFHLYFYNGQHKQTRTAHLTIGVCPTPPGHCAVGITYRCVQDCLCAQLCTSSPSHSPCCTHTLMRTYSTHLYFPTQEQSAPRHPHSPGAPHTFRTVLHFQIPTHITGKRAAVRLRAARGGGLRHWRWPSGPSGPGRPSGGTAHSPSSELPPTTAPPPAPGAGPSLAPPQPSAGAGRGKETAWQRGHFLPGRDVQEIKVCHESADHSERLSNIKC
- the FAM188B2 gene encoding inactive ubiquitin carboxyl-terminal hydrolase MINDY-4B isoform X6: MDMATALRTLLLGNASRTFSQDWAGAYFRFREPRSDLAYALEAEKGGTRAIVMAVQANIIKYLLFMKNTEHTHLERLCKISQKEQGEALAAALADSLWAAGDGRRATVCLLTAATHCSPPAGYKADSFTERIHLFEFPEKAAAQEFIFDHIGCFRDEGSHGLILFLYSLLFSRTLERVQEELCAATPHLLECSSGNVSCTQALLLLVLAGRTQPGQRSEVGFLRWGGEEAEHRLSPVGSMLKTPKFPIWLCSINGTHSVLFGTNQLLLSDWKMEHVFHLYFYNGQHKQTRTAHLTIGVCPTPPGHCAVGITYRCVQDCLCAQLCTSSPSHSPCCTHTLMRTYSTHLYFPTQEQSAPRHPHSPGAPHTFRTVLHFQIPTHITGKRAAVRLRAARGGGLRHWRWPSGPSGPGRPSGGTAHSPSSELPPTTAPPPAPGAGPSLAPPQPSAGAGRGKETAWQRGHFLPGRDVQEIKVCHESADHSERLSNIKC
- the FAM188B2 gene encoding inactive ubiquitin carboxyl-terminal hydrolase MINDY-4B isoform X9, with amino-acid sequence MQCTLRTPEQAMHAAHAEHTAPQTALGEISSRISDLDKWRKIFSFCGREGSQTAPQGPAGCGHGAVGTRGAAEPRVPPAEAQQAGRPIPMDMATALRTLLLGNASRTFSQDWAGAYFRFREPRSDLAYALEAEKGGTRAIVMAVQANIIKYLLFMKNTEHTHLERLCKISQKEQGEALAAALADSLWAAGDGRRATVCLLTAATHCSPPAGYKADSFTERIHLFEFPEKAAAQEFIFDHIGCFRDEGSHGLILFLYSLLFSRTLERVQEELCAATPHLLECSSGNVSCTQALLLLVLAGRTQPGQRSEVGFLRWGGEEAEHRLSPIPTHITGKRAAVRLRAARGGGLRHWRWPSGPSGPGRPSGGTAHSPSSELPPTTAPPPAPGAGPSLAPPQPSAGAGRGKETAWQRGHFLPGRDVQEIKVCHESADHSERLSNIKC
- the FAM188B2 gene encoding inactive ubiquitin carboxyl-terminal hydrolase MINDY-4B isoform X12, encoding MQCTLRTPEQAMHAAHAEHTAPQTALGEISSRISDLDKWRKIFSFCGREGSQTAPQGPAGCGHGAVGTRGAAEPRVPPAEAQQAGRPIPMDMATALRTLLLGNASRTFSQDWAGAYFRFREPRSDLAYALEAEKGGTRAIVMAVQANIIKYLLFMKNTEHTHLERLCKISQKEQGEALAAALADSLWAAGDGRRATVCLLTAATHCSPPAGYKADSFTERIHLFEFPEKAAAQEFIFDHIGCFRDEGSHGLILFLYSLLFSRTLERVQEELCAATPHLLECSSGNVSCTQIPTHITGKRAAVRLRAARGGGLRHWRWPSGPSGPGRPSGGTAHSPSSELPPTTAPPPAPGAGPSLAPPQPSAGAGRGKETAWQRGHFLPGRDVQEIKVCHESADHSERLSNIKC
- the FAM188B2 gene encoding inactive ubiquitin carboxyl-terminal hydrolase MINDY-4B isoform X15, whose translation is MQCTLRTPEQAMHAAHAEHTAPQTALGEISSRISDLDKWRKIFSFCGREGSQTAPQGPAGCGHGAVGTRGAAEPRVPPAEAQQAGRPIPMDMATALRTLLLGNASRTFSQDWAGAYFRFREPRSDLAYALEAEKGGTRAIVMAVQANIIKYLLFMKNTEHTHLERLCKISQKEQGEALAAALADSLWAAGDGRRATVCLLTAATHCSPPAGYKADSFTERIHLFEFPEKAAAQEFIFDHIGCFRDEGSHGLILFLYSLLFSRTLERVQEELCAATPHLLECSSGNVSCTQVGSMLKTPKFPIWLCSINGTHSVLFGTNQLLLSDWKMEHVFHLYFYNGQHKQTRTAHLTIDTHSHHWEEGRCEAASSPGRRAPSLEMAIRTKWPGAAVGWNGTQPFF
- the FAM188B2 gene encoding inactive ubiquitin carboxyl-terminal hydrolase MINDY-4B isoform X13; amino-acid sequence: MQCTLRTPEQAMHAAHAEHTAPQTALGEISSRISDLDKWRKIFSFCGREGSQTAPQGPAGCGHGAVGTRGAAEPRVPPAEAQQAGRPIPMDMATGGTRAIVMAVQANIIKYLLFMKNTEHTHLERLCKISQKEQGEALAAALADSLWAAGDGRRATVCLLTAATHCSPPAGYKADSFTERIHLFEFPEKAAAQEFIFDHIGCFRDEGSHGLILFLYSLLFSRTLERVQEELCAATPHLLECSSGNVSCTQALLLLVLAGRTQPGQRSEVGFLRWGGEEAEHRLSPVGSMLKTPKFPIWLCSINGTHSVLFGTNQLLLSDWKMEHVFHLYFYNGQHKQTRTAHLTIDTHSHHWEEGRCEAASSPGRRAPSLEMAIRTKWPGAAVGWNGTQPFF
- the FAM188B2 gene encoding inactive ubiquitin carboxyl-terminal hydrolase MINDY-4B isoform X14, with translation MQCTLRTPEQAMHAAHAEHTAPQTALGEISSRISDLDKWRKIFSFCGREGSQTAPQGPAGCGHGAVGTRGAAEPRVPPAEAQQAGRPIPMDMATGGTRAIVMAVQANIIKYLLFMKNTEHTHLERLCKISQKEQGEALAAALADSLWAAGDGRRATVCLLTAATHCSPPAGYKADSFTERIHLFEFPEKAAAQEFIFDHIGCFRDEGSHGLILFLYSLLFSRTLERVQEELCAATPHLLECSSGNVSCTQVGSMLKTPKFPIWLCSINGTHSVLFGTNQLLLSDWKMEHVFHLYFYNGQHKQTRTAHLTIDTHSHHWEEGRCEAASSPGRRAPSLEMAIRTKWPGAAVGWNGTQPFF
- the FAM188B2 gene encoding inactive ubiquitin carboxyl-terminal hydrolase MINDY-4B isoform X7; this encodes MEENLQLLWGGTRAIVMAVQANIIKYLLFMKNTEHTHLERLCKISQKEQGEALAAALADSLWAAGDGRRATVCLLTAATHCSPPAGYKADSFTERIHLFEFPEKAAAQEFIFDHIGCFRDEGSHGLILFLYSLLFSRTLERVQEELCAATPHLLECSSGNVSCTQALLLLVLAGRTQPGQRSEVGFLRWGGEEAEHRLSPVGSMLKTPKFPIWLCSINGTHSVLFGTNQLLLSDWKMEHVFHLYFYNGQHKQTRTAHLTIGVCPTPPGHCAVGITYRCVQDCLCAQLCTSSPSHSPCCTHTLMRTYSTHLYFPTQEQSAPRHPHSPGAPHTFRTVLHFQIPTHITGKRAAVRLRAARGGGLRHWRWPSGPSGPGRPSGGTAHSPSSELPPTTAPPPAPGAGPSLAPPQPSAGAGRGKETAWQRGHFLPGRDVQEIKVCHESADHSERLSNIKC
- the FAM188B2 gene encoding inactive ubiquitin carboxyl-terminal hydrolase MINDY-4B isoform X8; protein product: MQCTLRTPEQAMHAAHAEHTAPQTALGEISSRISDLDKWRKIFSFCGREGSQTAPQGPAGCGHGAVGTRGAAEPRVPPAEAQQAGRPIPMDMATALRTLLLGNASRTFSQDWAGAYFRFREPRSDLAYALEAEKGGTRAIVMAVQANIIKYLLFMKNTEHTHLERLCKISQKEQGEALAAALADSLWAAGDGRRATVCLLTAATHCSPPAGYKADSFTERIHLFEFPEKAAAQEFIFDHIGCFRDEGSHGLILFLYSLLFSRTLERVQEELCAATPHLLECSSGNVSCTQALLLLVLAGRTQPGQRSEVGFLRWGGEEAEHRLSPVGSMLKTPKFPIWLCSINGTHSVLFGTNQLLLSDWKMEHVFHLYFYNGQHKQTRTAHLTIGAKCPQAPALPRSPTHLQNCASLPDTHSHHWEEGRCEAASSPGRRAPSLEMAIRTKWPGAAVGWNGTQPFF
- the FAM188B2 gene encoding inactive ubiquitin carboxyl-terminal hydrolase MINDY-4B isoform X10; translated protein: MQCTLRTPEQAMHAAHAEHTAPQTALGEISSRISDLDKWRKIFSFCGREGSQTAPQGPAGCGHGAVGTRGAAEPRVPPAEAQQAGRPIPMDMATALRTLLLGNASRTFSQDWAGAYFRFREPRSDLAYALEAEKGGTRAIVMAVQANIIKYLLFMKNTEHTHLERLCKISQKEQGEALAAALADSLWAAGDGRRATVCLLTAATHCSPPAGYKADSFTERIHLFEFPEKAAAQEFIFDHIGCFRDEGSHGLILFLYSLLFSRTLERVQEELCAATPHLLECSSGNVSCTQALLLLVLAGRTQPGQRSEVGFLRWGGEEAEHRLSPVGSMLKTPKFPIWLCSINGTHSVLFGTNQLLLSDWKMEHVFHLYFYNGQHKQTRTAHLTIDTHSHHWEEGRCEAASSPGRRAPSLEMAIRTKWPGAAVGWNGTQPFF
- the FAM188B2 gene encoding inactive ubiquitin carboxyl-terminal hydrolase MINDY-4B isoform X2; amino-acid sequence: MQCTLRTPEQAMHAAHAEHTAPQTALGEISSRISDLDKWRKIFSFCGREGSQTAPQGPAGCGHGAVGTRGAAEPRVPPAEAQQAGRPIPMDMATALRTLLLGNASRTFSQDWAGAYFRFREPRSDLAYALEAEKGGTRAIVMAVQANIIKYLLFMKNTEHTHLERLCKISQKEQGEALAAALADSLWAAGDGRRATVCLLTAATHCSPPAGYKADSFTERIHLFEFPEKAAAQEFIFDHIGCFRDEGSHGLILFLYSLLFSRTLERVQEELCAATPHLLECSSGNVSCTQVGSMLKTPKFPIWLCSINGTHSVLFGTNQLLLSDWKMEHVFHLYFYNGQHKQTRTAHLTIGVCPTPPGHCAVGITYRCVQDCLCAQLCTSSPSHSPCCTHTLMRTYSTHLYFPTQEQSAPRHPHSPGAPHTFRTVLHFQIPTHITGKRAAVRLRAARGGGLRHWRWPSGPSGPGRPSGGTAHSPSSELPPTTAPPPAPGAGPSLAPPQPSAGAGRGKETAWQRGHFLPGRDVQEIKVCHESADHSERLSNIKC
- the FAM188B2 gene encoding inactive ubiquitin carboxyl-terminal hydrolase MINDY-4B isoform X4, which gives rise to MQCTLRTPEQAMHAAHAEHTAPQTALGEISSRISDLDKWRKIFSFCGREGSQTAPQGPAGCGHGAVGTRGAAEPRVPPAEAQQAGRPIPMDMATGGTRAIVMAVQANIIKYLLFMKNTEHTHLERLCKISQKEQGEALAAALADSLWAAGDGRRATVCLLTAATHCSPPAGYKADSFTERIHLFEFPEKAAAQEFIFDHIGCFRDEGSHGLILFLYSLLFSRTLERVQEELCAATPHLLECSSGNVSCTQALLLLVLAGRTQPGQRSEVGFLRWGGEEAEHRLSPVGSMLKTPKFPIWLCSINGTHSVLFGTNQLLLSDWKMEHVFHLYFYNGQHKQTRTAHLTIGVCPTPPGHCAVGITYRCVQDCLCAQLCTSSPSHSPCCTHTLMRTYSTHLYFPTQEQSAPRHPHSPGAPHTFRTVLHFQIPTHITGKRAAVRLRAARGGGLRHWRWPSGPSGPGRPSGGTAHSPSSELPPTTAPPPAPGAGPSLAPPQPSAGAGRGKETAWQRGHFLPGRDVQEIKVCHESADHSERLSNIKC